The Cytobacillus sp. NJ13 sequence TTCTTACGCCCGATGTTATCAATTGCCCGCCCGATATAAAGCCTGCCAATGAGCGTTCCAATAATAAAGATTCCCGTAACAAGCCCGGCCTGGCTAGTTGTGGCACTATAGTAATCCACTGCAAAGACAGCAATGGTCACCATCAGCAAATAGAAAATCAATGTTAAGAAAAAATTAACGGATGACACAATAATAAAATCTTTTGTCCAAAGCTTCGGTTTAGGCTGATTCAATTTATAACTCTCCCTGCATTAAATTTTTGCGGATTTCGCTCATCAGACGAATCCCTTCCAGCTGTTCCTCCTCTGAAATTCCTCTTAAAATGTCCTGTTCGAATTCATCAATAGTAACGCGGACCTCCTGATAAACCTTCCTGCCAGTATCGGTCAGCTGCATTCTTTTTTCCCGTTTGTCTTTAGTCGGAACAGGTTCTAAATAGCCCATTTCCTCCAATTTTGCAATCGTCCTTGTCACCGTTGGTTTTTCAACGCCAAGATAATGTGAAAGCTCCACCAGTGTACCGGAGCCATCGTTATTCAAGTAATACATGATGGACCATTGAGCCCTGTATAAATGATGCCTGCTTAATTCATTGTTCAGCCTATTCTCAAATGGGCGATACAATAGCACAAGCTGATGAAAAAACCGCTGAAATGTTTCGATCTTAAAAACCTCCAATTTGGTTACCTTGAGTAATAGTTATCAAGAGTAACTAATTATTTATTATACAGCTCAAAGTGATGACATGTAAATAGGCCAGAGCTTTGTTTCTAAAAGAGCTATCCATTAAATCAAAAGAAGGCAAATTTATGACATTGTGTCATATCCAGTTGACGTGT is a genomic window containing:
- a CDS encoding MarR family transcriptional regulator — translated: MEVFKIETFQRFFHQLVLLYRPFENRLNNELSRHHLYRAQWSIMYYLNNDGSGTLVELSHYLGVEKPTVTRTIAKLEEMGYLEPVPTKDKREKRMQLTDTGRKVYQEVRVTIDEFEQDILRGISEEEQLEGIRLMSEIRKNLMQGEL